The following is a genomic window from Amycolatopsis acidiphila.
CCAGGACGTCTCGTCGTCGAGGCAGTAGGCGTTGTTGTTGCCGTGCTGGGTGCGCCACATGTCGTCGCCCGCGACGATCATCGGGGTGCCGGTGGACAGCAGCAGCGTCGCGAGCAGGTTGCGGGCCTGGCGGGCACGCACCGCGGTGATGTCCGGGTCGTCGGTCGGGCCCTCGGCGCCGTGGTTCCAGGAGCGGTTGTCGTTGGTGCCGTCCCGGTTGTCCTCGCCGTTGGCCTCGTTGTGCTTGCCGTTGTAGGACACCAGGTCCCGCAGTGTGAAACCGTCGTGCGCGGTGATGAAGTTGATCGACTGCCACGGCCGGCGCAGGTTGTGGTCGTAGAGGTCCGAGGAGCCCGACAGCCGGAAGGCGAGGTCGTCCACCCGGACCGCGCCGCGCCAGAAGTCGCGCATCGTGTCGCGGTACCGGCCGTTCCACTCGGCCCACTGCGCGCCGAAGTCGCCGACCCGGTAGCCCTCGCCGGTGACGTCCCACGGCTCGGCGATCAGCTTGCAGCCCGAGAGGACCGGGTCGGTGGTGATCGCCGTGAGCATCGCCGAGTCGCGGTCGAAGGCGCCGCCGCGTGGCCGGCCCAGCGTGCTGGCCAGGTCGAAGCGGAAGCCGTCGACGCCCATCTCGGTGGCCCAGTAGCGCAGCGAGTCGGTGACCAGGCGGATCACCGTGGGGGAGGCGGTTTCGAGGGTGTTGCCGCAGCCGGTGAGGTCGAAGCCGCCGCCGCGCGGGCCGTGCAGGTAGTAGGCCGGCGCGTCGAGCCCGCGGAAGCTCAGCGTGGGGCCCTCGAACCCGCCTTCGCAGGTGTGGTTGAAGACGACGTCCAGGATGACCTCGATGTTCACCGCGTGCAGCGCGGCGACCATCGTGCGGAACTCCTCGACCTCGCGGCCCGGTTCGCTGGCGTAACCGGCGTGCGGGGCGAAGTAGCCGAGCGGGGAGTAGCCCCAGTAGTTGCGGCGGCCGGTGCGGACGAGGTACGGCTCCTCGGTGAACCAGTGCACCGGCAGCAGTTCGACGGCCGTGACGCCGAGACGGACCAGGTGCTCGGTGACGACCGGGTGCGCGAGCCCGAGGTAGGTGCCGCGCAGGTGCTCGGGGATGAACGGGTGCCGCTGGGTGAAGCCCTTGACGTGCAGCTCGTAGATCACCGACTCCTCGAACGGCACCTCGGGCTTGACCCCGGTGTCGGGGCCGCCGTGCGAGCCGACGACCGACAGCGGGACGCTGCCCAGGGAGTCCACTTTGGACTGCTTGCCGTGCATGGGGTCGCCGGCGTAGCCGAGCGCGGCGTCGAGGTTGGTCAGCGCGCCGGTGATGTGCGTGGCGTACGGGTCGACCAGCAGCTTGGCCGGGTTGCAGCGCAGGCCCCGCTGCGGGGCGTACGGGCCGTGCACCCGGTAGCCGTAGCGTTGCCCGGAGGTAACGCCGGGAACCAGGCCGTGCCAGACGCCGAAGGTGCGCTCGGTCAGCTCGACGCGGCGCTCCGAGCCGTCCTCGCCGATGAGGCACACCTCGACGGCGTCCGCGACGTTCGAGGTCACGGCGAAGCGGACGCCCCCTCCCTCCGGGTGCGCACCCAGCGGAAACGGGCGGCCGGCGAGGACGGGTGTGTCGGCTGCAGGTCGGATGGCCATGTCTCGATCTTCTCAGCCCACCCCGACATTTCACACATCCGCAGCTCAGGCGTTACTCTCCGGCGCTCAATCGAGCAGTTCCACCAGTGTGAAGCTCTCCGGCGGCAGGGTCGCGGTCGTGCCGGAGGCGCTCGCCTCGCCCCAGGAGAGCAGGACCTGCGAGGCCTCCCCGTCGAGCGGGACGGTGACCGGTTCGGGCCCGAGGTTCACCGCCAGCCGCAGGGTGCCGCGGTACAGGACGAGCCACGATCCCTCCGCGCGGACCTCCAGGTGGTCGAGGAAGGGGTCCGACAGCGACGGCCGTTCGCGGCGCAACGCGATCAGCGACCGGTACAGCTCCAGCATCTCGCGGTGCCCGGGCTCGGCAGGCTCCGCCCAGCGCAACCGGGAACGCTCGACCGTCGCCGGGTCGATCGGGTCCGGCACCTCGGCCTCGCCCCAGCCGTGCCGCGCGAACTCCCGCCGCCGCCCGGTACGGACGGCCTCCGCGAGCGAGGGGTCCGGGAAGGAGGCGAAGAACTGCCACGGGGTGCTCGCCGCCCACTCCTCGCCCATGAAGATCATCGGCGTGTACGGCGAGCAGAACACGATCGCGGCGCCGCAGGCGAGCAGGCCGGGGGAGACCGTCGCGGACAGCCTGTCGCCGGTCGCGCGGTTGCCGATCTGGTCGTGGTTCTGCAGGTATGCCAGGAAACGGTGGCCCGGCACGGTCCGGGTGTCCACCGGCCGCCCGTGCGTGCGCCCGCGGAACGACGACCAGGTGCCGGCGTGGAAGAACACCTCGCGCAGCGTCCGGGCGAGCGCGCCCGGCGCGGCGAAGTCCGCGTAGTAGCCGCTCGTCTCGCCGGACAGCGCCACGTGCAGGGCGTGGTGCAGGTCGTCGGACCACTGCGCGTGCAGGCCGTACCCGTGCGCCTCGCGCGGGGTGACCAGCTTGGGGTCGTTGAGGTCGGACTCCGCGATCAGCGTCAGCGGTCGCCGCAGCGCCGTGGAAAGCGCTTCCACCTCGACCGCGAGCTCCTCGAGCAGATGCGTCGCCCGGCGGTCGGCCAGCGCGTGCACCGCGTCGAGGCGCAGTGCGTCGACGTGGAAGTCGCGCAACCAGCCCAGCGCGTTGTCGATGACGTAGCGGCGCACCTCGTCCGAGCCTTCGCCGTCGAGGTTGAGCCCCGGGCCCCAGTCGTTCTGTCCGGCGAAGTAGGGGCCGAACCGGTCGAGGTACGCGCCGGACGGACCGAGGTGGTTGTAGACGACATCGAGCACCACGGCCAGGCCGCGCCGGTGGCACGCGTCGACGAACCGCTTGAACCCGTCCGGCCCGCCGTAGGGCTCGTGCACCGCGCCCCACAGCACGCCGTCGTAACCCCAGCCAGCGGTGCCGTCAAAGGCGTTGACCGGCATCACCTCGACGAAGGTGATGCCCAGTTCGACCAGGTGGTCCAGCTTCTCGATCGCCGAGTCGAAGGTGCCGCCCTCGGTGAAGGTGCCGACGTGCAGCTCGTACAGCACGCCGCCGGGCAGCGCCCGGCCCGTCCAGCCCTGGTCCGTCCAAGCGAACGAGGAGTGGTCGTACACGCGCGACGGGCCGTGCACGCCTTCGGGCTGTCGGCGCGACCGCGGGTCCGGCAACGGTTCGTCGTCCTCGCCCAGCAGGAACGCGTAGTCCGTGCCCGTGGCGTCGGAGTACCACCAGTCGCCGTCGCGCAGGGTCATGTCGTGGTCGGCGCCGTCGACCCGCACCCGGACCCGGTCCTGCCCCGGGGCCCACACGGTGAAGCTCATCGATCTCCTTGAACCAGCAACGCCACGGGATACCGCGACAGCAGACCGGACAACTCGGCGACCGCGGAGGTACCCGTCAGCACGTCGGTCCAATCGCCCGGCGGCAGCGGCAGCACGGTGTCACGCCAGCCGCCCGCCGCGGCGAGCCCGACCGGCAGCCGGGTGGCGACGACGACCAGCCCGGTGCGCTCGAACGCGACGGCGTGTTCCGCCGCCGGTCCCTCCGCGCGCAGCCGCCGGTAGCCGTGGAACAGCTCCGGCCGGTCGCGCCGCAGCGTCAGCGCCTTGTGCACGACCAGCAGCTTCGCCGCGCCGGTGTCGTCGACCTCGGGCAGCTCGCCCGCGACGATCCGGTCGAGCAGCTCGCGCCGCACGCCGTAGTCCACCGGGCGCCGGTTGTCCGGGTCGACCAGCGACAGGTCCCACAGCTCGGTGCCCTGGTAGACGTCGGGCACGCCCGGCGCGGTCAGCTGGATCAGCTTCTGCCCCAGCGCGTTCGACCAGCCAGGGCCCTTGACGCGCTCGACGAACTGTTCGACGCCCAGCTCCCGGTCGCCCAGCACCTGGCCGGGCCAGGCCGCGACGGCCGCCTCGAACTCCTCGTCGTGATCGGTCCACGTGGTGCGGAGCTTGGCTTCCTTGGCTGCCTTGTCGAGGTACTCGCGCAGGCGGTCCGCGGTGATCGGCCACGCGCCGACGAGCGTCTGCCAGGCCAGCAGGTTCAGCGCGGGCTCGTCGATCCCGTGTTGCCCGGTCCAGCGTTCGACCGCCTCGGCGAACTCGTCCGGCAGCTCCGACAGCACCGCCAGGCGCGCCCGCACGTCCTCGGAGCGCTTGGTGTCGTGCGTCGTCAGGGTCGTCATCGCGGCCGGCCACCCGGCCTCGCGCGCGGCGGCCAGCTCGTGGAACTCGGCCACGGAAGTGCCGAAGCGGTCCGGCGAACCGCCGACCTCGTTGAGCGCCGCGAACCGGGTGTAGCGGTAGAACGTCGTGTCCTCGGTGCCCTTCGCGACCACCATTCCCGACGTCTGCTGGATACGCGTGGCCAGCTCGCCGTGCGGCTCGGCGCGGACCTGCCGGTCGATGACGTCCACAGTGGACGCCAGGTCCGGCCGCTTCGCCTTCACCCGCTCGACGGCCTGTGCCCAGTGGGCCTCGCCCTCGGGCAGGTACGACCGGTACACCGGGAACGCGATCATCAGCTCGGCGACCGCCGCCGGCGCGTCCGGCGCCTCGACGAGCGCGCCGATCCGGTGCATCTCCGCGACCAGGATGGTGTCCGTGACCAGCCGCCGCGCCTCTTCCTCGACGGCGTGGTAGTCCGGCGAGCCCGCGAGCAGCGAGAACCGGGGCGCGGCGGCGGGATCGACGAAGATCCCGGAGATCTCCCGCAACGCGTCGTACCCCGTCGTGCCGTCGACCGGCCAGCTCTGCGGCAGGTCCTCGCCCGGATGCAGGATCTTCTCGACCACCAGCCACGCACCCGGCGCACTCTCGCGGAGCCTGCGCATGTAGCCGCCCGGGTCGGCGAGCCCGTCCGGATGGTCCACCCGCAGCCCGGTCACGTCCCCGTCGGCCACCCAGCGCAGCACCTCGCCGTGTGCCTCGGCGAACACCTGGGGCAGCTCGACCCGGAGGGCGGCCAGCGTGGTGATGTCGAAGAACCGCCGGTAGTTCAGCTCCGCGTTGCCACGGCGCCAGCCCACCAGCTCGTAGTGCTGGCGGGCGTGCACCTCCTGCGGGGAGCCGCCCTCGGTGCCGGGCGCGACGGGGAAGCGGTGGTCGTAGTAGACGAGCTCGGGGCCGTCGGGGGAGTCCTCGACCTTCAGCTCGGCCACCGCGTCGTCGTCGCCCAGCACCGGCAGCAGCAGCCTGCCGCGGCTCCAGTCGATGTCGAAGTGCTCGGCGTAGGCAGAGGACCGGCCGTTGCGCAGCACATCCCACCACCACGGGTTCGCCTTGGCGACCTCCACCGCCATGTGGTTCGGCACGATGTCGACGACGAACCCGAGCCCCGCCTCGCGCAGCTTCCGCGCGAGCGCCTGCCGGGCCTGCTCGCCGCCCAGCGCGGGCCGCGCCCGGGTCGGGTCGACGACGTCGTAGCCGTGGGTCGAACCGGGCGTGGCGTCGAGCACCGGCGACGCGTACAGCGCGCCGGCACCGAGTTTCCGCAGGTAGTCGACCTGGTCGGCGGCGTCGGTGAAGGTGAACTCCGGGCGCAGCTGCAACCGGTAGGTGGAGCTGGGTGGGGTCATTCGGCTTCCCGCTCGACACGCTGCAGCACCATCAGCGACCGGGCCGCCAGCGTGACCTTGCCGCCCGCCGCGACGTCCGGCTCACCGGGCTCCTCGACGATCTCGCCCTTCGCGGTGTCGATCATGATCGCCCACTCGGCCCCGTACTCGCCGTCGGGCACCGTCGTCTCGATGTCCTCGTAGTGCGCGTTGAACGCCATCAGGAACGAGTCGTCGCGCACCGGCATCCCACGCGGGTCGAGGTCCGGGATGCCCTGGCCGTTGAGGAACACCACGACCGACTTGCCGAAGCCGTCGTCCCAGTTCTGTTCCTTCATCTCCTCGCCTGACGGGGTGAACCAGGCGATGTCGGCGACCTCGTCGCTCTTGCGGATCGGTTTGCCCTGGAAGTACCGGCGCCGCCGGAACACCGGGTGCCGGCGGCGGAACTCCGCGAGCCTGCCGACGAAGTCGATCAGGTCCGGGTGCTCGTCGACCAGCCGCCAGTCGACCCACGACAGCTCGTTGTCCTGGCAGTAGGCGTTGTTGTTGCCCTGCTGGGTGCGGCCCATCTCGTCGCCGTGCAGCAGCATCGGCACGCCCTGGGACAGCAGGAGCGTGGCGAGGAAGTTGCGGCGCTGGCGCTCGCGCAGCGCGAGCACCTCCGGCTCCTCGGTCTCGCCCTCGACGCCGCAGTTCCACGAGCGGTTGTCGTCCGCGCCGTCCCGGCCGTCCTCGCCGTTGGCCTCGTTGTGCTTGTCGTTGTAGGACACCAGGTCCTGCAACGTGAACCCGTCGTGCGCGGTGACGAAGTTGATCGACGCGAACGGGCGGCGGCCGTCGTCCTGGTAGAGATCGGACGAGCCGGTGATGCGCGAGGCGAACTCGCCCAGCGTGGCGGACTCGCCGCGCCAGAAGTCCCGGACCGTGTCGCGGAACTTGCCGTTCCACTCCGTCCACAGTGGAGGGAAGTTGCCGACCTGGTAGCCACCGGGCCCGACGTCCCACGGCTCGGCGATCAGCTTCACCTTGCTCACCGTCGGGTCCTGCTGGACCAGGTCGAAGAACGTGGACAGCCGGTCGACGTCGTAGAACTCGCGGGCCAGCGTGGCGGCGAGGTCGAAGCGGAACCCGTCGACGTGCATCTCGGTGATCCAGTACCGCAGCGAGTCCATGATCAGCTGCAGCGTGTGCGGGTTGCGCACGTTGAGCGAGTTGCCGGTGCCGGTGTAGTCCATGTAGTACTGCTGCTCGTCTTCGACCAGGCGGTAGTAGGCCTGGTTGTCGATCCCGCGCAT
Proteins encoded in this region:
- the glgX gene encoding glycogen debranching protein GlgX yields the protein MAIRPAADTPVLAGRPFPLGAHPEGGGVRFAVTSNVADAVEVCLIGEDGSERRVELTERTFGVWHGLVPGVTSGQRYGYRVHGPYAPQRGLRCNPAKLLVDPYATHITGALTNLDAALGYAGDPMHGKQSKVDSLGSVPLSVVGSHGGPDTGVKPEVPFEESVIYELHVKGFTQRHPFIPEHLRGTYLGLAHPVVTEHLVRLGVTAVELLPVHWFTEEPYLVRTGRRNYWGYSPLGYFAPHAGYASEPGREVEEFRTMVAALHAVNIEVILDVVFNHTCEGGFEGPTLSFRGLDAPAYYLHGPRGGGFDLTGCGNTLETASPTVIRLVTDSLRYWATEMGVDGFRFDLASTLGRPRGGAFDRDSAMLTAITTDPVLSGCKLIAEPWDVTGEGYRVGDFGAQWAEWNGRYRDTMRDFWRGAVRVDDLAFRLSGSSDLYDHNLRRPWQSINFITAHDGFTLRDLVSYNGKHNEANGEDNRDGTNDNRSWNHGAEGPTDDPDITAVRARQARNLLATLLLSTGTPMIVAGDDMWRTQHGNNNAYCLDDETSWVDWAGGPDAESMLAFARRVIHLRADSPALRQPQFFEGRPTPTGKPDLVWLRPDAEEMTEKDWFDDDRRTLGMWIDGSNSQSRTRAGELIPDHSWLLWLHAGDEPVEITLPREEYGPSFKPTLDTSRPDGGPVSSDPLKPGSTLTLPARSLLLLRAPR
- the treZ gene encoding malto-oligosyltrehalose trehalohydrolase; the encoded protein is MSFTVWAPGQDRVRVRVDGADHDMTLRDGDWWYSDATGTDYAFLLGEDDEPLPDPRSRRQPEGVHGPSRVYDHSSFAWTDQGWTGRALPGGVLYELHVGTFTEGGTFDSAIEKLDHLVELGITFVEVMPVNAFDGTAGWGYDGVLWGAVHEPYGGPDGFKRFVDACHRRGLAVVLDVVYNHLGPSGAYLDRFGPYFAGQNDWGPGLNLDGEGSDEVRRYVIDNALGWLRDFHVDALRLDAVHALADRRATHLLEELAVEVEALSTALRRPLTLIAESDLNDPKLVTPREAHGYGLHAQWSDDLHHALHVALSGETSGYYADFAAPGALARTLREVFFHAGTWSSFRGRTHGRPVDTRTVPGHRFLAYLQNHDQIGNRATGDRLSATVSPGLLACGAAIVFCSPYTPMIFMGEEWAASTPWQFFASFPDPSLAEAVRTGRRREFARHGWGEAEVPDPIDPATVERSRLRWAEPAEPGHREMLELYRSLIALRRERPSLSDPFLDHLEVRAEGSWLVLYRGTLRLAVNLGPEPVTVPLDGEASQVLLSWGEASASGTTATLPPESFTLVELLD
- the treY gene encoding malto-oligosyltrehalose synthase, whose protein sequence is MTPPSSTYRLQLRPEFTFTDAADQVDYLRKLGAGALYASPVLDATPGSTHGYDVVDPTRARPALGGEQARQALARKLREAGLGFVVDIVPNHMAVEVAKANPWWWDVLRNGRSSAYAEHFDIDWSRGRLLLPVLGDDDAVAELKVEDSPDGPELVYYDHRFPVAPGTEGGSPQEVHARQHYELVGWRRGNAELNYRRFFDITTLAALRVELPQVFAEAHGEVLRWVADGDVTGLRVDHPDGLADPGGYMRRLRESAPGAWLVVEKILHPGEDLPQSWPVDGTTGYDALREISGIFVDPAAAPRFSLLAGSPDYHAVEEEARRLVTDTILVAEMHRIGALVEAPDAPAAVAELMIAFPVYRSYLPEGEAHWAQAVERVKAKRPDLASTVDVIDRQVRAEPHGELATRIQQTSGMVVAKGTEDTTFYRYTRFAALNEVGGSPDRFGTSVAEFHELAAAREAGWPAAMTTLTTHDTKRSEDVRARLAVLSELPDEFAEAVERWTGQHGIDEPALNLLAWQTLVGAWPITADRLREYLDKAAKEAKLRTTWTDHDEEFEAAVAAWPGQVLGDRELGVEQFVERVKGPGWSNALGQKLIQLTAPGVPDVYQGTELWDLSLVDPDNRRPVDYGVRRELLDRIVAGELPEVDDTGAAKLLVVHKALTLRRDRPELFHGYRRLRAEGPAAEHAVAFERTGLVVVATRLPVGLAAAGGWRDTVLPLPPGDWTDVLTGTSAVAELSGLLSRYPVALLVQGDR
- the glgX gene encoding glycogen debranching protein GlgX, whose protein sequence is MPPWPGTPYPLGATYDGVGTNFALFSEVAEYVELCLVDEEGKEERVRLPEVDGFVHHGYLLGVGPGQRYGYRVHGPYEPGKGLRCNPNKLLIDPYAKAISGDLDWDESLFGYPFGAPDDRNDQDSAGHVPHSLVVSPFFDWADDRPPRTPYNESVIYEAHVKGLTMNHPAVPPRLRGTYAGLAHPAVVEHLKQLGVTAIELMPVHQFITDHGLAEKGLRNYWGYNTIGFFAPHEGYAALPEQAGQVQEFKGMVRALHEADIEVILDVVYNHTAEGNHLGPTLSMRGIDNQAYYRLVEDEQQYYMDYTGTGNSLNVRNPHTLQLIMDSLRYWITEMHVDGFRFDLAATLAREFYDVDRLSTFFDLVQQDPTVSKVKLIAEPWDVGPGGYQVGNFPPLWTEWNGKFRDTVRDFWRGESATLGEFASRITGSSDLYQDDGRRPFASINFVTAHDGFTLQDLVSYNDKHNEANGEDGRDGADDNRSWNCGVEGETEEPEVLALRERQRRNFLATLLLSQGVPMLLHGDEMGRTQQGNNNAYCQDNELSWVDWRLVDEHPDLIDFVGRLAEFRRRHPVFRRRRYFQGKPIRKSDEVADIAWFTPSGEEMKEQNWDDGFGKSVVVFLNGQGIPDLDPRGMPVRDDSFLMAFNAHYEDIETTVPDGEYGAEWAIMIDTAKGEIVEEPGEPDVAAGGKVTLAARSLMVLQRVEREAE